In one window of Oryza sativa Japonica Group chromosome 9, ASM3414082v1 DNA:
- the LOC4346499 gene encoding fasciclin-like arabinogalactan protein 2 — protein MAAARLWVVAVAVAVAVAVMAAAVEGKSYNITKILAAHPEFSKFNEMLSKTRLAYDINRRQTITVLAVDNSAMASLDHFTLPTIRHILSLHILVDYYGSKKLHALSHGATASSSMFQATGSAPGTTGYVNITSHKGGKIDFISEDADESAKPSRYVKSVKEIPYDISVLQVSSVLSSSEAEAPVPPPAPVNLTELLSKKYCKSFAGLLAANADVFRAVNETKDNGLTLFCPVDAAVAAFMPSYKNLTAKAKTAILLYHAVPDYFSLQLLKSNNGMVTTLATASESKKDYSYDVQNKGETVTLDTRVVNSAVTATVGDAEPLAVYAVTKFLKPKELYKVVEAPAPAPEPSKKHKSAADDSSDDSSDDSGDVKAHKGAAAPAPLARWVTAAAAAAVAALMLMA, from the exons atggcggcggcgaggttgtgggtggttgcggtggcggtggcggtggcggtggcagtgatggcggcggcggtggaggggaagAGCTACAACATCACGAAGATCCTGGCGGCGCACCCGGAGTTCTCCAAGTTCAACGAGATGCTGAGCAAGACGAGGCTGGCGTACGACATAAACCGGCGGCAGACGATCACGGTGCTGGCGGTGGACAACTCGGCGATGGCGTCGCTGGACCACTTCACCCTCCCCACCATCCGCCACATCCTCTCCCTCCACATCCTCGTCGACTACTACGGCTCCAAGAAGCTCCACGCCCTCTCCCatggcgccaccgcctcctcctccatgttCCAG gCGACGGGGTCGGCGCCGGGGACGACGGGGTACGTGAACATCACGTCGCACAAGGGCGGGAAGATCGACTTCATCTCGGAGGACGCGGACGAGAGCGCGAAGCCGTCGAGGTACGTGAAGTCGGTGAAGGAGATCCCCTACGACATCTCCGTGCTCCAGGTGAGCTCCGTGCTGTCCTCCTCCGAGGCCGAGGCGCccgtcccgccgccggcgccggtgaacCTCACCGAGCTCCTCTCCAAGAAGTACTGCAAGTCCttcgccggcctcctcgccgccaacgCCGACGTCTTCCGCGCCGTCAACGAGACCAAGGACAACGGCCTCACCCTCTTCTgccccgtcgacgccgccgtcgccgccttcatGCCCTCCTACAAGAACCTCACCGCCAAGGCCAAGACCGCCATCCTCCTCTACCACGCCGTCCCGGACTACTTCTCGCTGCAGCTCCTCAAGTCCAACAATGGCATGGTCACCACGCTCGCCACCGCCAGCGAGTCCAAGAAGGACTACAGCTACGACGTCCAGAATAAGGGCGAGACCGTCACGCTCGACACCAGGGTCGTCaactccgccgtcaccgccaccgTCGGCGACGCCGAGCCGCTCGCCGTCTACGCCGTCACCAAGTTCCTCAAGCCCAAGGAGCTCTACAAGGTCGTCGAGgcccccgcgcccgcgcccgagccGTCCAAGAAGCACAAGTCGGCGGCCGACGACAGCAGCGACGACTCGTCGGACGATTCCGGCGACGTCAAAGCCCACaagggcgccgccgctccggcgccGCTCGCCCGGTGGgtgaccgccgccgcggccgccgccgtagcaGCATTGATGCTAATGGCTTGA
- the LOC4346501 gene encoding FRIGIDA-like protein 3, whose protein sequence is MSDMESMTALMESTGSKLQLLQRAFAELESQSAVSLNLKWKQLEDHFHGLEQSLKKKFDELKEQEKEFKETVTKSEQMLEQQEAAVVAKELTSLERLQQKRDAALAMIFGKSKLNLSMPVINPISKSVSNNAVLNGNIASLWPKPATAHGAYLQDGNTAVKPRSQLVILCEEMNVNGLHKFISDNRKDLTSIREEIPVALRGATDPYGLVLASLEDFYFGDNLILDGKKDGNLLGVRRTCLMLMESLAQLQTDATTGFISKGQMLTASIKERAKKIALEWKSKLDSLDFDASNGNCLEAHAFLQLLATFAIFSEFAEDELCKLLPSVSRRRQTPELCRILGLSQNMPGVIGVLIENGRTIDAINLAYAFELTDQFEPVELLKAYLKEVKSMSHVKTGKMSPGVQNEINERELSALKAVIKCIEEHKLDEKYPIDPLQRRVIQLEKAKADKRRAVEAGKPQSKRPRANGSVYAPHITSFSDKSFYQAAAPQRHSYPYERQYVYGAEAHHHPTMISSAPYGMSPAHTTYYGNGYQVQYQVPYIH, encoded by the exons ATGTCCGACATGGAGTCCATGACAGCCCTTATGGAGTCTACAGGCTCCAAGCTGCAGCTGCTTCAGCGTGCATTTGCCGAGCTTGAGAGCCAGAGTGCTGTTTCATTGAACTTAAAGTGGAAGCAACTTGAGGACCATTTCCATGGCCTTGAGCAGTCGCTTAAGAAAAAGTTTGATGAGCTGAAAGAGCAGGAAAAGGAGTTCAAGGAGACAGTCACGAAATCGGAGCAGATGCTTGAGCAACAAGAGGCTGCTGTCGTGGCAAAGGAACTGACTTCTCTTGAAAGACTGCAGCAGAAAAGGGATGCTGCGTTGGCTATGATCTTCGGCAAGTCAAAGCTGAACTTGTCTATGCCTGTAATCAACCCAATCAGCAAATCTGTGAGTAACAATGCTGTGTTAAATGGCAACATCGCTAGCCTGTGGCCCAAACCTGCAACTGCGCATGGTGCATACCTGCAAGATGGAAACACTGCTGTGAAGCCTCGTTCTCAACTTGTTATCCTCTGTGAAGAAATGAATGTTAACGGGCTTCATAAGTTCATATCAGACAATCGCAAAGACTTAACATCCATCCGTGAGGAAATTCCCGTTGCACTTAGGGGAGCAACTGATCCATATGGCTTGGTGTTAGCTTCTCTAGAAGACTTCTATTTTGGAGACAATCTTATATTGGATGGTAAAAAGGATGGAAACCTTCTGGGTGTACGGAGGACGTGCCTCATGTTGATGGAATCACTTGCTCAGCTGCAAACTGATGCTACTACTGGTTTCATATCAAAAGGCCAAATGCTTACTGCTAGTATTAAGGAGAGAGCGAAAAAGATAGCGCTTGAGTGGAAATCCAAGTTGGATAGCCTTGACTTTGATGCTAGCAATGGGAACTGCCTGGAAGCACATGCGTTTCTTCAACTCCTGGCTACCTTTGCTATATTTTCTGAATTTGCGGAAGACGAGCTGTGTAAGCTTCTCCCATCAGTCAGTCGTCGTCGCCAGACACCTGAGCTTTGTAGAATACTTGGGTTGTCACAGAACATGCCAG GTGTCATTGGAGTTTTGATTGAAAATGGGAGAACTATTGATGCAATTAATTTGGCTTATGCATTTGAGCTGACTGATCAGTTTGAACCAGTCGAATTACTGAAAGCTTATCTGAAGGAGGTCAAGAGTATGTCACATGTCAAGACCGGAAAGATGTCTCCGGGAGTACAG AATGAAATTAATGAACGCGAGTTGTCTGCCTTGAAAGCTGTTATCAAATGTATTGAGGAGCACAAACTTGATGAGAAATATCCTATCGACCCACTTCAGAGAAGAGTCATCCAGCTAGAGAAAGCCAAGGCAGACAAGAGGAGGGCTGTTGAAGCTGGAAAGCCACAGTCTAAGAGGCCTCGTGCCAACGGATCAGTATATGCGCCACATATTACTAGCTTTTCTGACAAAAGCTTCTACCAGGCCGCTGCGCCACAGAGGCATTCCTACCCTTACGAGAGGCAGTATGTATATGGTGCTGAGGCCCATCATCACCCAACAATGATAAGCTCAGCTCCCTATGGCATGTCACCTGCCCACACAACATACTATGGTAATGGCTATCAGGTTCAGTACCAGGTACCATATATCCACTGA
- the LOC4346500 gene encoding FRIGIDA-like protein 3, with protein sequence MSDMESMATLMESTGSKLQQLQRAFAELESQSAVSLNLKWKQLEDHFHGLEQSLKKKFDDLKRQEEEFEETVAKSEQMLEQQEAVVVAKELTSLEKLQQKRDAALAVIFGKSKLNLSTPLINPISKSVNNNAVFNGNIGGSLSVKWPKPATAHGAYLQDENTAVKPRSQLVVLCEEMNVNGLHKFISDNRKDLTSIREEIPVALRGATDPYGLVLASLEDFYFGDNLILDGKKDGNLLGVRRTCLMLMESLAQLQTDATTGFISEGQVLTASIKERAKKIALEWKSKLDSLDFDASNGNCLEAHAFLQLLATFGIFAEFAQDELCKLLPSVSRRRQTPELCRILGLSQNMPGVIGVLVENGRTIDAINLAYAFELTNQFEPVELLKAYLQEVKSVPHFKTGKISLQVQNEMNERELSALKAAIKCIEEHKLDEKYPIDLLQKRVIQLEKAKADKRRAVEAAKPQSKRPRANGSVYAPHTSFPDKSFYQAAPPQRHSYPYERQYVYGAEAHHHPTMISSAPYGISPAHTTYYGNGYQVQYQVPYIH encoded by the exons ATGTCCGACATGGAGTCCATGGCTACACTTATGGAGTCCACAGGCTCCAAGCTGCAGCAGCTTCAGCGTGCATTTGCAGAGCTCGAGAGCCAGAGCGCTGTTTCCTTGAACTTAAAGTGGAAGCAACTGGAGGACCATTTCCATGGGCTTGAGCAGTCGCTCAAGAAAAAGTTTGATGATCTGAAAAGGCAGGAAGAGGAGTTCGAGGAGACGGTTGCAAAGTCAGAGCAGATGCTGGAGCAACAAGAGGCTGTTGTCGTGGCAAAGGAACTGACTTCTCTTGAAAAACTGCAGCAGAAAAGGGATGCCGCGTTGGCTGTGATCTTTGGCAAGTCCAAGCTGAACTTGTCTACGCCTCTTATCAACCCAATCAGCAAATCCGTGAATAACAATGCTGTGTTTAATGGAAACATCGGTGGTAGTCTTTCTGTTAAGTGGCCCAAACCTGCAACTGCGCATGGTGCATACCTGCAAGATGAAAACACTGCTGTGAAGCCTCGTTCTCAACTTGTTGTCCTCTGTGAAGAGATGAATGTTAACGGGCTTCATAAGTTCATATCAGACAATCGCAAAGACTTAACATCCATCCGTGAGGAAATCCCCGTTGCACTTAGGGGAGCAACTGATCCATATGGCTTGGTGTTAGCTTCTCTAGAAGACTTCTATTTTGGAGACAATCTTATATTGGATGGCAAAAAGGATGGAAACCTTCTGGGTGTACGGAGGACGTGCCTCATGTTGATGGAATCACTTGCTCAGCTGCAAACTGATGCTACTACTGGTTTCATATCGGAAGGTCAAGTGCTTACTGCAAGTATCAAGGAGCGTGCAAAAAAGATTGCTCTTGAGTGGAAATCCAAGTTGGATAGCCTTGACTTTGATGCTAGCAATGGGAACTGCCTGGAAGCACATGCGTTTCTTCAACTCCTGGCTACCTTTGGTATATTTGCTGAATTTGCACAAGATGAGCTGTGTAAGCTACTTCCCTCAGtcagtcgtcgtcgtcagacACCTGAGCTTTGTAGAATACTTGGATTGTCCCAGAACATGCCAG GTGTCATTGGAGTTCTGGTTGAAAATGGGAGAACTATTGATGCAATTAATTTGGCTTATGCATTTGAGCTGACTAATCAGTTTGAACCGGTGGAATTACTGAAAGCCTATCTACAGGAGGTCAAGAGTGTGCCACATTTCAAGACTGGAAAGATATCTCTGCAAGTACAG AATGAAATGAATGAACGAGAGCTGTCTGCCTTGAAAGCTGCTATTAAGTGTATCGAGGAGCACAAACTTGATGAGAAATATCCGATTGACCTGCTTCAGAAAAGAGTTATCCAGCTAGAGAAAGCTAAGGCAGACAAGAGGAGGGCTGTTGAAGCTGCAAAGCCACAGTCTAAGAGGCCTCGTGCCAATGGATCCGTATATGCGCCACATACTAGCTTTCCTGACAAAAGCTTCTACCAGGCTGCTCCGCCGCAGAGGCATTCCTACCCTTACGAGAGGCAGTATGTGTATGGTGCTGAGGCCCATCACCATCCCACAATGATAAGCTCAGCTCCCTATGGCATCTCACCTGCCCACACAACATATTATGGTAATGGCTATCAGGTTCAGTACCAGGTACCATATATCCACTGA